One window of the Candidatus Zixiibacteriota bacterium genome contains the following:
- a CDS encoding conserved membrane hypothetical protein (Evidence 4 : Unknown function but conserved in other organisms) has protein sequence MNWVDIVLLVLLVAAVIIGSKKGLVRELMALAVLTATVIVSVNYIDIIATKIYAKVGGSPLVVAILSFIVLLAFIYAIFKLLGLLFYRIANLQKLGKKDQVGGAIVGAIRGWIVISFMIFLVFLIPMPEKFYVDFDNSFLGVAFAKTVPAIYESSTGLHPKSTNFMQKVENTLIQQAPPRNSRVGRSDIGQTREQVYRVIYQIDRFFGTGDQPQRRI, from the coding sequence ATGAACTGGGTCGATATCGTTCTCCTCGTTTTGTTGGTGGCCGCGGTTATTATTGGCTCCAAGAAAGGATTGGTGCGGGAACTGATGGCCCTCGCAGTTCTGACCGCAACCGTTATCGTCTCCGTAAACTATATCGATATCATCGCCACCAAAATCTATGCCAAAGTAGGCGGCTCTCCGCTTGTGGTCGCCATCCTTTCATTCATTGTCCTCCTGGCTTTTATCTATGCTATTTTCAAACTGCTTGGCCTCTTGTTTTATCGCATCGCCAATCTCCAGAAACTGGGGAAAAAAGATCAGGTCGGCGGCGCCATCGTGGGTGCTATTCGCGGCTGGATCGTAATTTCTTTCATGATATTCCTCGTTTTTCTGATACCGATGCCGGAAAAGTTCTATGTCGATTTCGATAATTCTTTCCTCGGCGTCGCCTTCGCCAAAACCGTCCCGGCCATTTATGAGAGTTCCACCGGCCTGCACCCTAAGAGTACCAACTTCATGCAGAAAGTGGAAAATACTCTCATTCAGCAGGCCCCACCCCGAAATTCCCGGGTCGGGCGAAGCGATATCGGGCAGACCCGCGAACAGGTCTATCGGGTCATCTATCAAATCGATCGTTTCTTCGGCACCGGCGACCAACCCCAGAGGAGAATCTGA
- a CDS encoding conserved hypothetical protein (Evidence 4 : Unknown function but conserved in other organisms), whose product MSLLERIDEDLKTALKAHDMLKATVLRGLKSDIKYKQIDKGAALSDDEIVAVLNTACKRRRDSIEHFGAGNRPDLVEKESAELAMIIAYLPEQLPENQLRALIAESIAATGADSPAKTGLVMKDLMPKVKGRADGKLVSRLVGEMLTGEKK is encoded by the coding sequence ATGTCTCTCCTGGAACGGATTGACGAAGATTTAAAAACGGCCCTGAAGGCGCATGACATGCTTAAAGCCACTGTCCTTCGGGGCCTTAAATCTGATATCAAATACAAACAAATCGACAAGGGGGCCGCTTTGAGCGACGACGAAATTGTTGCGGTTTTGAATACCGCCTGCAAGCGGCGTCGCGACTCCATCGAACATTTCGGAGCGGGCAACCGCCCCGATCTGGTCGAAAAAGAATCAGCCGAATTAGCCATGATTATTGCCTATCTGCCCGAGCAACTGCCCGAGAATCAACTTCGCGCCCTGATTGCGGAATCTATCGCCGCCACCGGCGCCGATTCCCCGGCCAAAACCGGACTGGTAATGAAGGATCTGATGCCCAAAGTTAAGGGACGGGCCGATGGCAAGCTGGTCAGCCGGCTGGTAGGCGAAATGCTTACCGGCGAAAAAAAATAA
- a CDS encoding hypothetical protein (Evidence 5 : Unknown function): MLMFLNIRKNTSLLAKLIETAQGFFERFIVPDPNTGHSDHPFQIDFLYIFPRIS; encoded by the coding sequence ATGCTGATGTTTCTTAATATCCGAAAGAATACCAGTCTTCTCGCAAAACTTATTGAAACGGCGCAGGGCTTTTTCGAACGATTCATCGTCCCGGACCCTAACACCGGTCATTCAGATCACCCCTTTCAAATCGATTTTTTATATATTTTTCCACGAATTTCATAA
- a CDS encoding conserved hypothetical protein (Evidence 4 : Unknown function but conserved in other organisms) gives MSCIFCGIIKREKPAKIHFEDDTLIVFADILPRAALHLLICPKSHFLTLLDTPDEILLAILDRARTIARELGIEDNFRLVLNNGAKSGQIVEHLHFHFMSNAPHLESSSRR, from the coding sequence ATGAGTTGTATATTTTGCGGCATCATAAAACGGGAAAAACCGGCAAAAATCCATTTTGAGGATGACACTCTGATTGTGTTTGCCGATATTCTGCCGCGAGCCGCTCTTCATCTTCTCATTTGCCCCAAAAGCCACTTTTTGACCCTTCTGGATACCCCTGATGAAATTCTCCTCGCTATCCTCGATCGGGCCCGGACCATTGCGCGGGAACTGGGGATAGAGGATAATTTTAGGTTGGTTTTGAATAATGGGGCGAAATCGGGCCAGATAGTGGAGCATCTCCATTTTCATTTCATGTCCAATGCTCCTCATCTCGAAAGCAGTTCAAGGCGATAA
- the motA gene encoding proton conductor component of flagella motor (Evidence 2a : Function from experimental evidences in other organisms; PubMedId : 14705928, 3007435, 6090403, 7643400; Product type cp : cell process), with product MISVIGIFVVALAVVGGYLMEKGQIMVLFQPAEFLIIGGAALGTLLISVPMKVLKTLLGQMGKIMGSGPTKEKYTNLLVMMYELFNVARKDGLVGLESHIEGPDKSSVLTKYPEMLKNHHALNFLVDTMRLIIMGGVPENDLEAMMDLDLETQKEEKLHPSSALARVADSLPGLGIVAAVLGVVITMGSIGGPPEMIGEKVGAALVGTFLGVLLSYGFVGPLGANIQSQIETEEKYSLCLKQGLLAFHKGFAASIAVEFARRTIPTDVRPSFSEVEEACRAAKSSGKIAAATATVNA from the coding sequence ATGATATCGGTAATTGGCATATTTGTAGTCGCGCTGGCGGTGGTCGGGGGATACCTGATGGAAAAGGGTCAAATCATGGTCCTTTTTCAGCCGGCCGAATTTCTGATAATCGGGGGAGCGGCCCTGGGGACGCTTTTGATAAGTGTTCCTATGAAGGTCCTGAAAACTCTTCTGGGTCAGATGGGGAAAATTATGGGCTCCGGCCCGACCAAGGAGAAATACACCAACCTGCTGGTCATGATGTATGAACTTTTTAATGTGGCCCGCAAAGACGGCCTGGTGGGGCTGGAATCGCATATCGAAGGCCCGGACAAAAGTTCGGTTTTAACCAAGTACCCGGAAATGCTGAAAAACCATCATGCCCTCAATTTCCTGGTCGATACCATGAGACTTATTATCATGGGCGGCGTGCCGGAAAATGATCTGGAGGCGATGATGGATCTTGATCTGGAGACGCAGAAGGAAGAGAAATTGCATCCGTCAAGCGCCCTGGCCAGGGTTGCGGACTCTCTACCGGGTCTCGGTATTGTGGCGGCGGTCCTCGGAGTGGTTATCACGATGGGTTCTATCGGGGGACCTCCGGAAATGATTGGTGAGAAAGTCGGAGCGGCGCTGGTCGGGACCTTTCTTGGCGTATTACTTTCCTATGGTTTTGTCGGTCCGCTCGGAGCCAATATTCAATCGCAGATTGAGACTGAGGAAAAATATTCGCTCTGCTTAAAACAAGGTCTTCTGGCCTTTCATAAAGGATTTGCGGCCTCAATCGCCGTGGAATTTGCCCGCCGCACCATTCCCACCGACGTTCGTCCGTCATTTTCCGAAGTCGAGGAGGCCTGTCGGGCGGCCAAATCATCGGGCAAAATAGCCGCGGCGACGGCGACTGTGAACGCTTAG